A region from the Achromobacter seleniivolatilans genome encodes:
- the cyoC gene encoding cytochrome o ubiquinol oxidase subunit III: MSHLTLSGAPGAHDAHDEHHDDGAKTTMGFWIYLMSDCLIFAVLFATFAVLGNSTAGGHTGAELFHLPFVLGETMLLLISSFTFGVAMLGMQAGRKQQVITWLGITFLIGAGFIAMELYEFSVLLAEGASPSTSAYLSAYFTLVGTHGLHVSFGLIWILVLMHQVHHYGLDGIVRRRLSCLSMFWHFLDLVWICVFTFVYLREFV, from the coding sequence ATGAGCCATCTGACTCTGAGCGGCGCCCCCGGCGCCCATGACGCGCACGACGAGCATCACGACGACGGAGCCAAGACCACGATGGGGTTCTGGATCTATCTGATGAGCGACTGCCTGATCTTTGCCGTGCTGTTCGCCACCTTTGCGGTGCTGGGCAATAGCACGGCGGGCGGGCATACCGGCGCAGAACTGTTCCACCTGCCCTTTGTGCTGGGCGAAACGATGTTGCTGCTGATCAGCAGCTTCACTTTCGGCGTGGCCATGCTGGGCATGCAGGCCGGCCGCAAGCAGCAGGTCATTACCTGGCTGGGCATCACGTTCCTGATCGGCGCGGGCTTCATCGCCATGGAGCTGTACGAGTTTTCGGTACTGCTTGCCGAAGGCGCAAGCCCGAGCACCAGCGCCTATCTGTCGGCCTACTTCACGCTGGTCGGCACGCACGGCCTGCACGTGTCGTTCGGTCTGATCTGGATTCTGGTTCTGATGCACCAAGTGCACCACTACGGCCTGGATGGCATCGTTCGGCGCCGTCTGTCCTGCCTGTCGATGTTCTGGCACTTTCTGGACCTGGTCTGGATCTGCGTCTTTACCTTTGTCTACCTGCGCGAGTTCGTATGA
- the cyoA gene encoding ubiquinol oxidase subunit II: MSNSRTWARRAGARASRLRALPKAACIALLPLLLSGCEMALFSPKGDIGVQTKNLILIASGLMLLVVIPVILLTLYFGWRYRETNTRARYEPKWSHSTSIEVIVWTIPCIIVAILAVLIWKTTHELDPYKPLQSEVAPLRIEVVALDWKWLFIYPDYGIATINQLPVPVGTPLEFKLTAQSMMNSFFIPQLGTQIYAMAGMQTRLHLIADEPGDFPGLSAAYSGPGFSDMHFLTHATSRAEFDTWVKQAQNAPQKLDAAAYERLAQPSGRMEPAVYSQVQPALFDSIVNLYMHSHGAPRSTAKQLALTQSLEQAIASELCSAN, encoded by the coding sequence ATGTCCAACTCTCGAACCTGGGCCCGGCGTGCTGGCGCCCGGGCATCCCGCTTGCGCGCGCTACCCAAGGCAGCGTGTATAGCTTTGCTGCCCCTGCTGTTGAGCGGCTGCGAAATGGCGCTGTTTTCACCCAAGGGCGATATCGGCGTTCAGACCAAAAACCTGATTCTGATCGCCTCGGGCCTCATGTTGCTGGTGGTGATCCCCGTGATCCTGCTGACCTTGTACTTCGGCTGGCGCTACCGCGAGACCAATACTCGCGCACGCTACGAACCGAAGTGGTCGCATTCCACCAGCATTGAAGTGATCGTGTGGACCATTCCCTGCATCATCGTCGCCATTCTGGCCGTGCTGATCTGGAAGACCACGCACGAACTGGACCCCTACAAGCCCCTGCAATCCGAAGTGGCGCCGCTGCGCATTGAAGTCGTGGCGCTGGACTGGAAGTGGCTCTTCATCTATCCGGATTACGGCATCGCCACCATTAACCAGTTGCCGGTCCCCGTGGGCACGCCGCTGGAATTCAAGCTGACGGCGCAGTCGATGATGAATTCGTTCTTCATCCCGCAACTGGGCACCCAGATCTATGCGATGGCCGGCATGCAAACCCGCCTGCACCTGATCGCCGACGAACCGGGCGATTTTCCCGGCCTGTCGGCGGCCTACAGCGGTCCCGGCTTTTCCGACATGCACTTCCTGACGCACGCGACCTCGCGCGCTGAATTCGACACCTGGGTCAAGCAAGCGCAAAACGCGCCACAAAAGCTGGATGCCGCCGCCTATGAACGTCTGGCCCAGCCCAGCGGCCGCATGGAACCGGCGGTGTATTCGCAAGTGCAGCCTGCGCTGTTCGACTCCATCGTCAACCTGTACATGCACAGCCATGGCGCGCCGCGCTCGACCGCCAAACAACTGGCGCTGACGCAATCCCTTGAACAAGCAATAGCGAGCGAACTATGTTCGGCAAACTGA
- a CDS encoding LysR substrate-binding domain-containing protein has product MNPRRLTPSMSLLLAFEASARHLSFTRAAAELALTQSAVSRQVQALEALLDVPLFRREKRRILLTDAGRGYQKELEAVLQRIRSASLQAISHRTGRGAIHLAALPTFTAKWLMPRLNRFYAQHPGILVHLHSRVLRFDLDLAGIDAVIAVGDGDWPGLVPYRLMDEHVIPVISPELAARHPARTPADLSQHMLLQVAARPAVWRHWFEAHGLPVRTMRMGAQFELTTHLIQAAASGIGIGLLPTFLVEDEIRQGVLVPALDETFSTGAGYFFLAPPDKLVTPALAAFRDWLLEESGQPAAAPLHPA; this is encoded by the coding sequence ATGAACCCGCGCCGCCTGACCCCGTCCATGTCTTTGTTGCTGGCTTTCGAAGCCAGCGCCCGCCATCTGAGCTTTACGCGAGCCGCCGCGGAATTGGCGTTAACGCAAAGCGCCGTCAGCCGGCAGGTGCAGGCGCTGGAAGCGCTTTTGGACGTGCCGCTGTTCCGGCGTGAAAAGCGCCGGATTCTTCTGACCGACGCCGGGCGGGGATACCAAAAGGAACTGGAGGCGGTACTGCAACGCATCCGCAGCGCGTCGCTGCAAGCGATCTCGCACCGCACCGGACGCGGCGCCATCCATCTGGCCGCGCTGCCCACGTTCACGGCAAAGTGGCTCATGCCGCGGCTGAACCGCTTTTACGCGCAGCACCCCGGTATTCTGGTTCACCTGCATTCGCGGGTGTTGCGCTTTGATCTGGACCTGGCGGGCATTGATGCCGTCATTGCCGTGGGTGACGGAGACTGGCCGGGTCTGGTGCCCTACCGCTTGATGGACGAACACGTCATTCCTGTCATCAGCCCCGAGCTGGCCGCCAGACATCCGGCCCGCACGCCTGCCGATCTGTCCCAGCACATGCTGCTGCAAGTGGCCGCCCGCCCCGCCGTGTGGCGCCATTGGTTTGAGGCGCACGGGCTGCCCGTGCGCACGATGCGCATGGGCGCGCAGTTTGAATTGACGACCCACTTGATCCAGGCCGCGGCCTCGGGCATCGGCATCGGGCTATTGCCCACGTTCCTGGTAGAGGATGAAATCCGCCAAGGCGTGTTGGTGCCCGCGCTGGACGAAACCTTCAGCACGGGCGCGGGTTACTTCTTTCTGGCGCCGCCCGACAAGCTGGTCACGCCAGCGCTGGCGGCGTTTCGGGATTGGCTGCTGGAAGAAAGCGGACAGCCGGCGGCAGCCCCCCTTCATCCCGCTTAA
- a CDS encoding aminotransferase class I/II-fold pyridoxal phosphate-dependent enzyme has protein sequence MERTLLDAELPALYLDAQGNIPQFESVRQARAALRVGGSAQAAADAGMFAHAVGGLVFGDSRDGQDPRRFLTHPAASGTHALTLGAQLLAGVSPARRVYLPTPSWGNYQRIFEQAGFAVGHYPYFNAQDRKLDVGSLVGFLCRLPAPAIIVLQASCHNPTGSDLNRQQWDVIADVIKALGHTPFIDMAYQGLGETVQDDNYGVAAMASRNVFTLVAQSCSKIFQLSDARCGSLNAYCPSLDLAQTLQSTMQAWTRANAVPGSVGVVARILNQPGLRKLWQDELLGMRDRVSQIRAALHKTLCRLSPAWDWSYLTQQRGFFSYDPALHPSIETALNAAPLTSESSPVQARRIVSPSGRLGISLITEHNLPQIAHAIAGTSAP, from the coding sequence ATGGAACGCACGCTTTTGGACGCCGAACTTCCGGCCCTGTATCTGGACGCGCAGGGCAACATCCCCCAGTTCGAGAGCGTGCGCCAGGCTCGCGCCGCGCTACGCGTGGGCGGGTCGGCTCAAGCCGCTGCCGATGCCGGTATGTTTGCGCACGCCGTGGGCGGCCTGGTGTTCGGCGACAGCCGGGACGGCCAGGACCCGCGGCGGTTTCTGACTCATCCAGCCGCCAGCGGCACGCATGCCCTGACGCTGGGCGCTCAACTGCTGGCGGGCGTGTCACCCGCGCGCCGCGTCTACCTGCCGACTCCAAGCTGGGGGAATTACCAGCGGATTTTCGAGCAGGCGGGTTTTGCCGTTGGGCACTATCCCTATTTCAATGCGCAAGACCGCAAGCTGGATGTCGGTAGCCTGGTGGGCTTTCTATGCCGCCTGCCTGCGCCCGCCATCATCGTGCTGCAAGCCAGTTGCCACAACCCCACCGGCAGCGACCTGAATCGCCAACAGTGGGATGTTATTGCCGATGTGATCAAAGCGCTGGGGCATACCCCCTTCATCGACATGGCCTACCAAGGGCTAGGTGAAACGGTGCAGGACGACAACTACGGCGTGGCAGCGATGGCCAGCCGCAATGTGTTCACGCTGGTAGCGCAGTCGTGCTCAAAAATATTCCAGCTGTCGGACGCGCGCTGCGGCAGCCTGAACGCCTACTGCCCGTCGCTGGACTTGGCGCAAACACTGCAATCCACCATGCAAGCCTGGACACGGGCGAACGCCGTGCCGGGTTCCGTTGGAGTCGTCGCGCGCATTTTGAACCAGCCGGGCCTGCGCAAGCTGTGGCAGGACGAACTGTTGGGCATGCGGGATCGTGTCAGCCAGATTCGGGCGGCGCTGCACAAGACCTTGTGCCGCTTGTCGCCCGCCTGGGACTGGTCGTACCTGACGCAGCAGCGCGGGTTCTTCAGCTACGACCCGGCCTTGCATCCCTCTATTGAAACGGCCTTGAATGCGGCCCCGCTGACATCGGAATCATCGCCTGTGCAGGCTCGCCGCATCGTGTCGCCATCCGGCCGGCTGGGTATTTCCTTGATCACAGAACACAATCTTCCCCAGATTGCGCATGCCATCGCGGGAACCAGCGCTCCGTGA
- a CDS encoding metal-dependent hydrolase family protein: protein MAPSDARQHELSQSYLFHRPRSCHCGSVACKLVYQRVMADMSRRMFLGGVAATLIPFVSLRAADDVTRQPATPAQPRLLTNLRLFDGTGKPVREGVQVLIQGNVISALPAAGESVEGAQVIDCQGKVVMPGLIDVHWHSMLAAISQVTAMTADIGYLYIAAAQEAERTLLRGFTSIRDAGGPAFALKRAIDEGMVPGPRIYPSGAMISQTAGHGDFRLRSEVPRAANGPLSLVESAGVAMIADGSAEVLRRVREQLMLGATQVKVIAGGGVASLYDPLDSTQFSEVELRTAVEAADDWNTYVMAHVYTPKGIQRTIKAGVQCIEHGQLADEASVRMMRDEGVWWSLQPFLQDEDSNAYPDAARQASQRQVAEGTVKAYEMAQKYGIKTGWGTDILFNAKNTPTQGRQLAKMVRFYDALTALAQATGVNGELLALSGERNPYPRALGRIVPGAYADLLVADGDPARNLDFLGDPGKNLRLIMKDGKVYKNTLTA from the coding sequence ATGGCTCCCTCTGACGCGCGCCAACACGAGCTTTCACAAAGCTATCTGTTTCATCGACCTCGGTCCTGCCATTGCGGCAGCGTAGCGTGCAAGCTCGTCTACCAGCGCGTCATGGCAGATATGTCGCGCCGCATGTTTCTTGGCGGAGTCGCGGCAACGCTGATTCCGTTTGTTTCGCTGCGTGCCGCTGACGATGTGACGCGCCAGCCAGCAACGCCCGCCCAGCCGCGTCTGTTGACGAATTTGCGCCTGTTCGACGGTACCGGAAAACCTGTGCGCGAGGGCGTGCAGGTATTGATTCAAGGCAACGTGATCTCCGCTTTGCCCGCGGCAGGGGAAAGCGTCGAAGGCGCGCAAGTCATTGATTGTCAGGGAAAAGTGGTGATGCCCGGGCTGATAGACGTGCACTGGCATTCCATGTTGGCGGCCATTTCGCAGGTCACCGCCATGACGGCCGATATCGGCTATCTGTACATCGCCGCCGCGCAAGAGGCCGAGCGCACGCTATTGCGGGGTTTTACTTCCATACGCGATGCGGGCGGCCCGGCGTTTGCGCTTAAACGCGCCATTGATGAAGGCATGGTGCCGGGGCCACGCATTTATCCCAGCGGGGCCATGATTTCCCAGACAGCGGGCCACGGGGATTTTCGCTTGCGCAGCGAGGTGCCGCGCGCCGCCAATGGGCCGTTGAGCCTGGTGGAGAGCGCAGGCGTGGCGATGATCGCTGACGGCAGCGCGGAAGTGTTGCGCCGGGTGCGCGAGCAACTGATGTTGGGCGCTACTCAAGTCAAGGTGATAGCAGGCGGCGGCGTCGCGTCGCTTTACGACCCCCTGGATAGCACACAATTCTCGGAGGTAGAGCTGCGAACGGCGGTCGAGGCGGCGGACGACTGGAATACCTATGTGATGGCGCACGTCTATACGCCTAAGGGCATCCAGCGCACGATCAAGGCGGGGGTGCAATGTATTGAGCACGGCCAGTTGGCGGACGAGGCCAGCGTACGCATGATGCGCGACGAAGGCGTGTGGTGGAGCCTTCAGCCATTTTTGCAGGACGAGGACAGCAATGCCTATCCGGACGCGGCACGGCAAGCGAGCCAGCGGCAAGTCGCGGAAGGCACGGTGAAGGCCTATGAAATGGCACAGAAATATGGGATCAAGACCGGCTGGGGCACAGACATTCTGTTCAATGCAAAAAACACGCCTACGCAAGGCAGGCAGTTGGCCAAGATGGTGCGCTTCTATGACGCGCTGACGGCGCTGGCTCAAGCCACAGGCGTGAACGGCGAATTGCTGGCTTTGTCGGGTGAGCGGAATCCTTATCCTCGCGCCCTGGGCCGCATCGTGCCGGGCGCCTATGCCGACTTGCTGGTGGCAGATGGTGATCCCGCCCGGAATCTGGATTTTCTAGGCGACCCCGGTAAAAACCTGCGCCTGATCATGAAGGACGGCAAGGTATATAAAAACACGCTGACAGCTTGA
- a CDS encoding aminotransferase-like domain-containing protein, giving the protein MQDDDMYAVWPEKLTRGGGPRYRQIADFIAQAVLENRLLPGDRLPPQRGLAQRLGVDLTTVTRAYAEAGQRGLLDPRGALGTFIARPAAQSAQLIDLGMNMPPAPLGCDLQDLVQHGLGKVMDRHDVNVMMAYHLAGGGPEGREAGAQWLAQAVGPIDPALVLVCPGAQAALAALILACSQPGDSIVAEPLVYPGLLSAAQHLGRQVLAAEADADGMTPAGLERACRESGSRLVYLNPTLQNPTAHTMSAQRRRDLVRSASACGAMIIEDDPYRLFLDDAPPPLASYAPASVFHIATLAKCLTPGLRTAFVLSPDQESREQVLAAMRSFALMATPLMGALTTQWIVSGTAQVILNGVRAEAQARQRLARQLLPGPFHADPVGIHVWQTLPAPWTAMDLARVARDEGLSVTSSDAFQVGAGAGPNAIRISLGGVKDRQALAHALDKLAELMRRRPYAHRDPIV; this is encoded by the coding sequence ATGCAAGACGACGATATGTATGCAGTTTGGCCGGAGAAACTCACGCGTGGCGGGGGGCCTCGCTACCGTCAGATTGCGGATTTCATTGCACAGGCAGTGTTGGAAAACCGCCTGCTACCGGGCGACCGCTTGCCGCCGCAGCGCGGCTTGGCCCAGCGGCTGGGCGTAGACCTGACCACGGTGACTCGCGCTTATGCCGAAGCCGGGCAGCGGGGGTTATTGGATCCGCGCGGCGCGTTGGGCACGTTTATCGCCCGGCCAGCCGCTCAGTCCGCGCAACTGATTGACTTGGGCATGAACATGCCGCCCGCGCCGCTGGGCTGTGATCTGCAAGATTTAGTGCAGCACGGTTTGGGCAAGGTGATGGACCGGCATGACGTCAATGTGATGATGGCTTACCACTTGGCAGGCGGCGGTCCCGAAGGGCGCGAGGCTGGCGCGCAGTGGCTGGCGCAAGCCGTCGGGCCGATTGATCCCGCGCTGGTGCTGGTATGTCCCGGGGCGCAAGCCGCGCTGGCTGCGTTGATCCTGGCCTGCAGCCAACCCGGAGACAGCATCGTTGCGGAACCGCTGGTGTATCCGGGGCTGCTTAGTGCGGCCCAGCATCTGGGCCGTCAGGTGTTGGCGGCCGAGGCCGATGCGGACGGCATGACGCCCGCCGGCCTTGAGCGCGCCTGCCGCGAAAGCGGCAGCCGGCTGGTCTATCTGAATCCCACGCTGCAAAATCCCACGGCCCATACGATGAGCGCCCAGCGCCGTCGCGATCTGGTGCGCTCGGCCTCGGCCTGCGGCGCCATGATTATCGAAGACGATCCTTATCGGCTGTTTCTGGACGATGCGCCGCCGCCTTTGGCGAGTTATGCGCCAGCATCCGTGTTTCATATCGCGACGCTGGCCAAGTGTTTGACGCCTGGCCTGCGCACGGCCTTTGTACTGAGTCCAGACCAGGAAAGCCGCGAACAAGTGTTGGCGGCGATGCGCTCTTTCGCGCTGATGGCCACGCCCCTGATGGGCGCGCTGACTACCCAATGGATCGTCAGCGGAACCGCGCAAGTCATCTTGAATGGCGTGCGCGCCGAGGCTCAGGCGCGGCAACGGCTGGCTCGCCAGTTGCTGCCGGGTCCGTTCCACGCAGACCCAGTGGGCATACACGTTTGGCAGACCTTGCCCGCGCCATGGACCGCCATGGATCTGGCGCGAGTGGCTCGTGACGAAGGGTTAAGCGTCACGTCGTCGGATGCCTTTCAGGTTGGCGCTGGCGCCGGACCTAATGCGATTCGAATCTCTTTAGGGGGCGTGAAGGATCGCCAGGCGCTGGCGCATGCGCTGGATAAATTGGCCGAGCTGATGCGCCGCCGTCCGTATGCGCACCGGGACCCTATCGTTTAA
- the cyoD gene encoding cytochrome o ubiquinol oxidase subunit IV, whose protein sequence is MSTITHPTPGAHDHGDNAGHDNSHGSLKSYFVGFLLSLVLTLASFGAVMTDLVPREARLATLAVLCVVQLLVQLVYFLHLGASSKQRENTGVFICTALLIAILVAGSLWVMHNANENMMPMQMSVDQAKIRP, encoded by the coding sequence ATGAGCACGATCACCCATCCCACGCCCGGCGCGCACGATCATGGCGACAACGCCGGTCACGACAACTCGCACGGCAGCCTGAAAAGTTACTTTGTCGGTTTCCTGCTGTCGCTCGTTCTGACTCTGGCGTCGTTCGGCGCCGTTATGACGGACCTGGTGCCGCGCGAGGCCAGGCTGGCCACGCTGGCCGTTCTGTGCGTCGTGCAACTGCTGGTGCAACTGGTGTATTTCCTGCATTTGGGCGCATCCAGCAAGCAACGCGAAAACACGGGCGTCTTTATTTGCACGGCGCTGCTGATTGCGATTCTGGTGGCGGGTTCGCTATGGGTCATGCACAACGCCAATGAAAACATGATGCCCATGCAGATGTCCGTGGATCAGGCCAAGATTCGCCCGTAA
- the cyoB gene encoding cytochrome o ubiquinol oxidase subunit I codes for MFGKLTLEAVPYHEPIIMGTLGVVTLLGLALVAAMTYYRKWGYLWTEWITTVDHKRIGAMYIILALIMLLRGFADAIMMRAQQAMAVGDAAGYLPPHHYDQIFTAHGVIMIFFVATPLILGLMNVVVPLQIGARDVAYPLVNSLGFWLSAVGAILVMISMFVGDFAATGWVAYPPLSGLQYSPTVGVDYYIWSLQISGLGTTLSGINFIVTILRMRAPGMNLMKMPVFTWTALITNILIVAVFPVLTATLALLTMDRYFDMHFFTNELGGNAMMYINLIWIWGHPEVYILILPAFGAFSEIIATFSRKPLFGYKSMVYATSSIGILSFFVWLHHFFTMGSGANVNAFFGIMTSIISIPTGVKLFNWLFTMFRGRIRYHSATLWTIGFMVTFAIGGMTGVLLAVPGADFVLHNSLFLVAHFHNVIIGGVVFGCLAGLTFWFPKVYGFTLNEFWGKTSFWCWLIGFFLAFMPLYILGFKGMTRRMNHYPHADWQPYLIVALVGAVIIGLGILALLIQIVVSVKDRKQNRDLTGDPWDARSLEWATASPVPSYNFAVTPEITSLEQHWDNKQAGRAYVRPAKYEPIHMPRNTAVGFVISMLGLVLCFALVWHMWAVAVGSLVGIIITFVARSYDRDVDFYIPAAEVERIENARYAKLQEAA; via the coding sequence ATGTTCGGCAAACTGACCCTAGAGGCGGTCCCCTACCACGAGCCCATCATCATGGGCACGCTGGGGGTCGTCACCCTGCTCGGCCTGGCCCTCGTGGCCGCCATGACGTACTACCGAAAGTGGGGGTACCTGTGGACCGAGTGGATCACCACCGTCGATCACAAGCGCATCGGCGCGATGTACATCATCCTGGCGCTGATCATGCTGCTGCGCGGCTTTGCCGACGCCATCATGATGCGCGCCCAGCAGGCCATGGCCGTAGGCGACGCCGCAGGTTATCTGCCGCCGCACCACTACGATCAGATCTTTACGGCGCACGGCGTCATCATGATCTTCTTCGTAGCCACGCCCCTGATCCTGGGATTGATGAACGTGGTCGTGCCGTTGCAGATCGGCGCGCGCGACGTGGCTTACCCGCTGGTGAACTCGCTGGGTTTCTGGCTGTCTGCCGTGGGCGCGATTCTGGTCATGATCTCGATGTTCGTAGGCGACTTCGCCGCCACGGGCTGGGTCGCATATCCGCCATTATCAGGGTTGCAATACAGTCCAACCGTGGGGGTGGACTACTACATCTGGTCCTTGCAGATATCGGGATTGGGCACCACGCTGTCGGGCATCAACTTCATCGTGACCATTCTGCGCATGCGCGCGCCAGGCATGAACCTGATGAAGATGCCGGTGTTCACGTGGACCGCGCTGATCACCAACATCCTTATCGTGGCGGTGTTCCCCGTGCTGACGGCGACCTTGGCGCTGCTGACGATGGACCGGTACTTCGACATGCATTTCTTCACCAACGAGCTTGGTGGAAACGCGATGATGTACATCAACCTGATCTGGATCTGGGGCCACCCCGAGGTCTACATCCTGATCCTGCCGGCGTTTGGCGCGTTCTCGGAAATCATTGCCACGTTCTCGCGTAAGCCGCTGTTCGGCTACAAGTCGATGGTGTATGCCACGTCGTCGATCGGCATTCTGTCGTTCTTCGTGTGGCTGCACCACTTCTTCACCATGGGCTCGGGCGCCAACGTGAACGCCTTCTTTGGCATCATGACATCGATCATTTCGATTCCCACGGGCGTGAAGCTGTTCAACTGGCTTTTCACGATGTTCCGCGGCCGCATCCGCTATCACTCCGCCACGCTGTGGACGATAGGCTTCATGGTCACGTTTGCCATCGGCGGCATGACGGGCGTGCTGCTTGCCGTGCCGGGCGCAGACTTCGTGCTGCACAACAGCTTGTTCCTGGTGGCGCACTTTCATAACGTCATTATTGGCGGCGTGGTGTTCGGCTGCCTGGCGGGCCTGACCTTCTGGTTCCCCAAGGTCTACGGTTTCACGCTGAATGAATTCTGGGGCAAGACCTCGTTCTGGTGCTGGCTGATCGGCTTCTTCCTGGCCTTCATGCCGCTGTACATCCTGGGCTTCAAGGGCATGACGCGCCGCATGAACCACTATCCGCATGCGGACTGGCAGCCCTACCTGATCGTGGCGCTGGTTGGCGCGGTCATCATCGGCCTGGGCATCTTGGCGCTCTTGATCCAGATTGTTGTCAGCGTCAAAGACCGCAAGCAAAACCGCGACCTGACGGGCGATCCCTGGGATGCGCGCAGCCTGGAATGGGCTACCGCTTCGCCCGTGCCGTCCTACAACTTTGCCGTAACGCCAGAGATCACCTCGCTGGAACAGCATTGGGATAACAAGCAGGCGGGCCGAGCCTATGTGCGTCCTGCCAAGTACGAACCCATCCATATGCCGCGCAACACCGCGGTGGGGTTTGTGATTTCCATGCTGGGCCTGGTGCTGTGCTTTGCGCTGGTCTGGCACATGTGGGCCGTGGCCGTGGGCAGCCTCGTCGGCATCATCATCACTTTTGTGGCGCGCAGCTATGACCGCGACGTGGACTTCTACATACCCGCGGCCGAGGTCGAACGCATCGAAAACGCCCGCTACGCGAAACTCCAGGAGGCTGCGTAA